The sequence below is a genomic window from Candidatus Atribacteria bacterium.
GTGAAGATGGAAAGACAAAACCGATTACCGTTCACGGGGTTTTTATTTCGGAAGTACACCAATTACTTATGAGTGGAGAGAAGAGCTACTTGGAGGCATTTACCACTGCCCAAAAGCTTCAATAATCATAAGGGATACTATTTTTACCAGGAGGTGATGACCTAAAAAGATTAAAAGGGGAATGATAAATATTTGAAAGAGGTGATGCCAAAAAAAATTATTGATTTTTTATAATAAAAGTAAATAATTTTTAAAGGAGTGTTTTTTATGTTAAAAAGAATGAACCTAGTTTCCATATTGATTGTATTGTTTCTTTCGTTGACCTGCATAACCAATGCAGCTACTCCGAAGGATGCTTTAGTTATCGGAGCCAATACAGAGATTTTTATCACCAACGATCCTGGTGTATCTTTTGAAGTTCTGCCTAATGCAATTGTACAGAACATTTATGCCAAACTTGTAAATGTTATTGTTAAAGATAATCAATTTATCACGGTTCCGGGTCTTGCTGAGAGTTGGGAAGTAGCTCCGGATGGTAAAACATGGACCTTTCACCTTCGTAAAGGATTAGTCTTTGCTGATGGTGATCCTTTAAAAGCCGATGCAGTTGTCTATTCTTTTCAAAGGGTCTTAAAACTTCAAAAATCTCCTTGTTGGTTATTTTCTGATGTATTGGGCTTAACCGAGGAAAGCATTACCGCTCCCGATGATTATACTGTAAAAATAGTCACTAATGGTTCTCCTTCGAATGTTGTACTCACCATGATGGGTAATACGCTTAGTGGAATTTTAAATCCGAGAATTGTAAAAGAACATGAAGTCGATGGTGATATGGGACAGGCATGGCTTACCGACCATAGTGCAGGTGCGGGTCCATATAATCTTGATGTATGGGACCGAAAGATAAAAGTAGTACTTAAAGCCAACGAGAATTATTGGAAAGGAGCTCCCCAGATTAAGACTATCATTCTCCAGGATATTCCGGAACCTACCGATCAACTTTTACTGCTAAAAAAAGGAGATATCGATGTAGCATGGGACTTAACCGCTGAACAGGCCAATTCTTTAAAAGGTGGTCCTGATGTTTCTATTGTTACTACTCCCGGACAAAGCGATGAGTATGTCGGAATGAATGCTGATTGGGGACCCTTTAAAGATGTAAGAGTAAGACAAGCAGTGAAATATGCGATAGATTATGATGCAATAATCGATAAAGTAATGACCGGTTTTGCCATAAACAATCAGCAATTTCTTCCTGTCGGATACTTTGGTTATGTTGAGAATAATCCTTATTACCAGGATATAGAAAAAGCAAAAGCACTGATGGCTGAAGCAGGATATGCCGATGGTTTTGATGTGGAATTAGTGACCAATACCACAGAACGTCGAGAAACTGAAGCGGTAGTCGTTCAGGAAAATCTTGCCAAGATAGGAATAAGAGCTACCATAAATCTGATGCAGGCATCGCAGATGTATGCAAAATTTAGGGAACAAGGATTACAAATGATCGTTGC
It includes:
- a CDS encoding ABC transporter substrate-binding protein, encoding MLKRMNLVSILIVLFLSLTCITNAATPKDALVIGANTEIFITNDPGVSFEVLPNAIVQNIYAKLVNVIVKDNQFITVPGLAESWEVAPDGKTWTFHLRKGLVFADGDPLKADAVVYSFQRVLKLQKSPCWLFSDVLGLTEESITAPDDYTVKIVTNGSPSNVVLTMMGNTLSGILNPRIVKEHEVDGDMGQAWLTDHSAGAGPYNLDVWDRKIKVVLKANENYWKGAPQIKTIILQDIPEPTDQLLLLKKGDIDVAWDLTAEQANSLKGGPDVSIVTTPGQSDEYVGMNADWGPFKDVRVRQAVKYAIDYDAIIDKVMTGFAINNQQFLPVGYFGYVENNPYYQDIEKAKALMAEAGYADGFDVELVTNTTERRETEAVVVQENLAKIGIRATINLMQASQMYAKFREQGLQMIVAGWGVDYPDADALSNPFANYRVKQLAWRCVWYDDYAANLTEAASKEINEDRRFQMYQDLTNYWHIYGPFAMMYQPIEFWGVRNEVKNYDKAAEGYSVHFDLTEVSK